In a genomic window of Dyadobacter fermentans DSM 18053:
- the dnaN gene encoding DNA polymerase III subunit beta yields the protein MKFVVSSSVLLKQLSAINGVVSTNPIVPILENFLLTLDGNSLTVTASDLQTVMITEIEVESSEKGAIAIPAKLLLDTLRGLPEQPITLQVNAETFGTEIISDNGRYKLSGENPIDFPKTPVVNRGQSVDFSSVALGSAISNTLFATSTDDLRPAMTGVFVQMGAESATFVATDGHRLVRYRRTDIKSDIDTSMIIQRKALNLLKSCLPSEDVPVKAEFTSSNAFFSFGNIRMICRLIDERFPDYENAIPTNNPNTLTINRLEILSSLRRISIYSNRTTHQVRMKMALNDLVISAEDLDYSNEANERLMCEYNGDDMEIGFNAKFLIEVLGNLSSKTITFELSAPNRAGLIIPVDQEENEDILMLVMPVMLNTYV from the coding sequence ATGAAGTTTGTCGTTTCGTCATCAGTTCTACTCAAACAGCTGTCAGCTATAAACGGTGTCGTTTCAACGAACCCAATTGTGCCAATCCTCGAAAATTTCCTGCTCACGCTCGACGGAAATTCTCTCACCGTGACCGCATCCGATCTTCAAACCGTCATGATTACGGAAATTGAAGTGGAATCATCCGAAAAAGGAGCTATTGCCATTCCAGCAAAGTTGCTGCTCGACACCCTCCGCGGCCTGCCCGAGCAACCCATTACCTTGCAGGTGAATGCCGAAACATTTGGTACCGAAATTATTTCCGATAACGGCCGCTATAAACTGTCGGGCGAAAACCCGATCGATTTCCCGAAAACGCCGGTTGTGAACCGCGGCCAGTCCGTGGATTTCTCGTCGGTTGCATTGGGTTCGGCTATTTCCAACACATTGTTTGCAACCAGCACCGACGATCTTCGCCCGGCTATGACGGGGGTTTTCGTGCAAATGGGGGCTGAAAGCGCTACTTTCGTGGCAACCGATGGTCACCGCCTCGTTCGCTACCGCCGTACCGACATTAAATCGGACATTGACACGTCGATGATCATCCAGCGAAAAGCATTGAACCTGCTGAAAAGCTGCCTGCCATCGGAAGATGTACCCGTAAAAGCGGAATTCACTTCTTCCAATGCATTTTTCAGCTTCGGAAACATCCGCATGATCTGCCGGCTGATCGACGAGCGCTTCCCGGATTACGAGAACGCAATCCCGACCAACAATCCGAACACGCTCACCATTAATCGTCTCGAAATACTCAGCTCCCTGCGCCGTATTTCGATCTACTCCAACCGGACTACCCACCAGGTGCGCATGAAAATGGCGCTGAATGACCTGGTCATTTCCGCGGAAGATCTCGATTATTCTAACGAAGCCAACGAGCGCCTGATGTGCGAATACAATGGAGACGATATGGAAATCGGTTTCAATGCGAAGTTTCTCATCGAAGTATTGGGTAATCTTTCGAGCAAAACCATCACTTTCGAACTTTCCGCTCCAAACCGCGCCGGATTGATTATTCCCGTAGATCAGGAGGAAAATGAAGACATTCTGATGCTGGTCATGCCAGTTATGCTGAATACCTACGTTTAG
- a CDS encoding BlaI/MecI/CopY family transcriptional regulator translates to MYIKPTDSELEILNYLWQAGPSTVRAVHDALSETKDVGYTTTLKLMQIMHDKGLLYRTEQGRSHIYVALLGKEETQQNLVGKMVETLFQGSAAQMVMQALGNHTTSKEELDEIRELLNNLENNR, encoded by the coding sequence ATGTATATCAAGCCCACTGACTCTGAACTCGAAATCCTGAACTACCTCTGGCAGGCAGGACCTAGTACTGTCCGTGCCGTGCATGACGCCCTTTCCGAAACTAAGGATGTTGGCTACACCACCACCTTGAAACTCATGCAGATTATGCATGACAAAGGGCTGCTCTACCGCACCGAGCAAGGCCGATCGCATATTTACGTGGCGCTCCTTGGCAAAGAGGAAACGCAGCAGAACTTGGTAGGTAAAATGGTTGAAACCCTGTTTCAGGGCTCTGCGGCACAGATGGTCATGCAGGCGCTGGGGAATCACACCACCTCCAAGGAAGAACTGGATGAAATTCGCGAGTTATTAAATAACCTGGAAAACAATCGTTAG